A window of the Cynocephalus volans isolate mCynVol1 chromosome 10, mCynVol1.pri, whole genome shotgun sequence genome harbors these coding sequences:
- the CEACAM16 gene encoding carcinoembryonic antigen-related cell adhesion molecule 16, translated as MALTGCSWLLLSATFLNVGAEISITPEPAQPAEGDNVTLVVHGLSGELLAYNWYAGPTLSLTYLMASYIVSTGDETPGPTHTGREAVRPDGSLDIQGVLPGHSGTYILQTLNRQFQTEVGYGYLQVYEILAQPMVMANNTELVERRDTLRLTCSSPGPAEVRWFFNGEALPIAIRLGLSPDGRVLTRHGIRREEAGSYQCEVWNPISVSRSKPINLTVYFGPERVAILQDSITRTGCTIKVDFNTSLTLWCVSRSCPEPEYVWAFNGRALKNSQDHLNITSMTAAQEGTYTCIAKNTKTLLSGSASVVVKLSAAAVATMIVPVPTKPMEGQDVTLTVQGYPKDLLVYAWYRGPASEPSRLLSQLPSGNWIAGPAHTGREVGFANCSLLVQKLNLTDAGRYTLKTVTLQGKTETLDVELQVAPSPPALE; from the exons ATGGCTCTGACCGGGTGCAGCTGGCTCCTCCTCAGTG CCACTTTCCTGAATGTGGGGGCTGAGATCTCCATCACCCCGGAGCCTGCCCAGCCAGCCGAGGGGGACAACGTCACGCTGGTCGTCCATGGGCTTTCGGGGGAACTGCTTGCCTACAACTGGTATGCGGGGCCCACCCTCAGCCTGACGTACCTGATGGCCAGCTACATCGTGAGCACGGGCGACGAGACCCCGGGCCCCACCCACACAGGGCGGGAGGCCGTGCGTCCTGACGGCAGCCTGGACATCCAGGGCGTCCTGCCTGGGCACTCAGGCACCTACATCTTGCAGACCCTCAATAGGCAGTTTCAGACTGAGGTGGGCTACGGATACCTGCAGGTCTATG AGATCCTGGCCCAGCCCATGGTCATGGCCAATAACACAGAGCTGGTGGAGCGTCGAGACACCTTGCGCCTGACATGCAGCAGCCCCGGCCCGGCCGAGGTCCGCTGGTTCTTCAACGGCGAGGCCCTGCCCATTGCCATCCGCCTCGGCCTGTCCCCCGATGGCCGGGTGCTGACCCGGCATGGCATCCGCAGGGAGGAGGCTGGATCTTATCAGTGTGAGGTGTGGAACCCAATCAGTGTCAGCCGCAGCAAGCCCATCAACCTGACGGTGTACT TTGGCCCAGAACGCGTGGCCATCCTCCAGGATTCCATCACCCGCACAGGCTGCACCATCAAAGTGGATTTCAACACATCCCTCACCCTGTGGTGTGTGTCCCGGTCCTGCCCGGAGCCCGAGTATGTGTGGGCCTTCAACGGGAGGGCCCTAAAGAATAGCCAAGACCATCTCAACATCACTAGCATGACAGCAGCCCAGGAGGGCACATACACGTGTATTGCCAAGAACACCAAGACCCTGTTGTCCGGATCTGCCTCAGTGGTGGTCAAGCTCTCTG CGGCAGCAGTCGCCACGATGATTGTGCCTGTGCCAACCAAGCCGATGGAAGGCCAGGACGTGACACTGACGGTACAGGGCTACCCCAAGGATCTGCTGGTCTATGCCTGGTACCGTGGGCCTGCCTCCGAACCCAGCCGGCTGCTCAGCCAACTGCCGTCCGGGAACTGGATCGCAGGCCCCGCGCACACAGGCCGGGAGGTGGGCTTCGCCAACTGCTCACTGCTGGTGCAGAAGCTGAACCTCACAGACGCTGGCCGCTACACACTCAAGACAGTCACTCTGCAGGGCAAGACCGAGACGCTGGACGTGGAGCTGCAGGTGGCAC